Part of the Nostoc sp. ATCC 53789 genome, AGAACGCCAATTAGCGAACTAGAAACCATGAAAGGCTCAATCCCCATTTCTCCCAAACGAGCGATCGCACCTGGGGCATCATTGGTATGTAAAGTAGTTAATACTAAGTGACCAGTCAAGGCAGCTTCAATCGCTGTTTTTGCCGTTTCCTTATCCCGCGTTTCACCCACCAGTAGCACGTCTGGATCTTGTCGCAAGAAAGCCCGCAGAGCAGTAGCAAAATCTAGCCCCTTTTCCCGAATTACCTGTACTTGAGTAATCCCTGGAAGACTGTACTCAATTGGGTCTTCCACAGTACTGATATTAATTCCGGGATCGTTCTTTTCTGATAGTGCAGAATACAACGAGGTTGTTTTCCCAGAACCAGTTGGCCCAGTTACCAAAATTAGCCCAAAGGGACGGCTAACCATATCCTGGACAATATGTAAAGTCTCTGGATCGGTAATTAACTTATCTAATCCCAGTTGGGTGGAGGAGTTATCCAAAATCCGCAGTACCACCTTTTCCCCGTAGCGGCTGGGCAAGGTATTCACCCGGAAGTCCACCTTACGTCCCTCAAACATCCGGCGGATACGTCCATCTTGGGGTAGACGGCGTTCAGCAATGTCTAGATTGGCGATGATTTTAAATCGGGCTGTCACCGCCGGGATGATTTTTTTCGGTAGGGGATCGAAAGCTTCCTTCAGTACCCCATCCTTCCGAAAGCGGATGCGTAAGTTTTCTTCTTGCGGTTCGATATGAATGTCAGAAACGCCCTCATGTAAGGCTTTAGCAAGGATTCTGTTGACTAGGTTGATGACTGGGGCATCCTCCGCACCCTTCATCGCTGCTCCTAAATCAGCCTCCATTTCTTCAGGAGCATCTGCAAGATCAAGATTTCCGAGGTTTTCTAAATCCTGATTAATATCTGTAAACTTTTCTTGTTCCAGGTGTTTTTGCCGAACAGCCATTTCATCCAGATATTGGTTGATTAGCTGCTGGTAGTCTTCCTGTGTAATCACCATGCGCTGTAATGCCAGCCCTTGGGGACGCAAGATGCGGTTCAGGTCATCGGAAGCCTCTAGATTATCTGGAGCGACCATCGCCACTAAAACTGAGGGCGGGGTTTGGTCTTCGTGTTTCGATAGTGGTACTAAACGATGGCGACGGCAGATATCCACTGGGATGAGGGTTTCAATCAGGTTCCCCATCATCGTGTTGCCAATGGAGTTGACTTCCGGATCGAGGAATTCAACACCGTATAGTATTTTAAGTTCAAATAGCTGCTGTTTTTTGTATTGCCTGAGCAACTCAGGTGATAGTTGTTGCCCAGTAATTGACTCTAGTACTTCCGTTAAGGGTCGGCCAGATTTGCGGCTTTCAATTAATGCCTGCCTCATCTGTTCGGTATTGACATAGCCAGATTGCACTAGCTTGTTGCCAAAGGGCGAAAACTCTGTTCTGGTAGTTAGAGCGGTACTGCGCCGTTGTGGTGACGAGTAAGTCATAAATGAGCGAATGAGTAGGGGAACCTCTGCTTAAAGTATTCCCAGCCTGTGAGATAGAATTCTCATTTCCCAAAAAAGTCCTGAGTCAAGTCGCTTGCTTTGCCAAAGGAGTACGCTCGGAATTCAAAATGACGCTTTCTACGAGACGCTAAAAGCGTAGCTTGCAACTCTTACAGAGTATGCGCGCTAACTAATGCTGCGGTAACAAAATAAAAGATACTGCCTCCTACCACTCTTCCAAATTACTTACTCCTAGAGGTAGACTACTCGTTCGGGTTCCCGCCTTAATAGTGCCTACGCGAACGTGTTCACCATTTGTCACAATAAGAAAATGGTTACATCACTTCCAGAAACTTGTCGGCAAAAAAATCAGCCTCAGTTGCAAGTCGTGGATGACGACGGTTGCAAACAATGGAGATACACTGCCATAAATAGCAAGCATCTGGAATGAGTGGACAATGATGGATGAAAATAAACAGATAAACAATACTAGCCAGCAATTGGGTGAACCAACAGAGGTAAAGCAAGCAATGAAGAGTGACTTCCCAGCCCAAATTAATTTCAATGAATCTGATAGCGAGGTGACAGAGCAAGTGTCAGCCCAAACTAATGTATCGGGAGATGCAGCTACTTTCAATCCAGAAACTGGTGTTGCTGCAACCGAGAACACTGGAGTGGAAACGGCAGCTTTGGCAGAACTCACTCAACAAATTGAGTCTCTCAAAACGCAGCTAGAAGAGCGCAGTACTCAATATATGCGGATTGCTGCTGATTTTGAGAATTACCGGAAACGTACTAGCAAAGAAAAAGAAGAGCTAGAGACGCAGATGAAGCGGAACACGATTCTAGAATTGCTGCCAGTGGTCGATAATTTTGAGCGGGCGCGATCGCACCTCAAACCTCAATCTGATGGCGAAATGACCATGCACAAAAGCTACCAAGGTGTTTACAAACAATTAGTAGATAGCCTGAAGCGGTTGGGTGTGTCACCAATGCGTCCTGAAGGTCAAGAATTTGATCCTAACCTGCACGAAGCAGTAATGCGGGAACCTACGGATGAACATCCTGAAGGAACAGTGTTAGAAGAGTTAGTGCGCGGATATTACTTGGGCGAACGTGTGCTACGCCATGCAATGGTCAAAGTAGCTGCTCCAAAGGAAGATACACCTTCTACGGAGGAAGATCAGTCGAGTCCAGCCAACAGTTAAGCTGTAGTCGCTCGTCTCGCTGACCAAAAGTGCCTGGGTTCTAGCAAGGACGAGCATCGCGTACCTAAAACTTGGACAAGGCTTTGGATAACTTTCTGTGTTTCAACTTCCTCTTGCTACCAGCAAAATGGGTTCCACAGACGTTATCCGCTAGCCTTAGTTCGGAGCTAAAAAGTTAGTCCGCGACATATTACAGCAGGAAGACTCAGTAAAAATACTGGCGAATATGGGAAAAGTTATTGGAATCGACTTAGGCACTACTAATAGTTGCGTCGCAGTTTTGGAGGGCGGTCAACCACTGGTGATCTCCAATTCTGAAGGTGGACGAACTACTCCAAGTATTGTGGGATTTGGCAAAAGTGGCGATCGCTTGGTTGGTCAATTGGCAAAGCGCCAAGCCGTAACCAATGCCGAAAACACAATTTACAGTATTAAACGATTCATCGGGCGGCGTTGGGAAGAGACTGATATAGAACGCGAACGTGTACCCTACAACTGTGTCAAAGGTCGAGACGATACCGTTGATGTCCAAATCCGCTCAAAAAATTATACGCCACAAGAACTATCCGCCATGATCCTGCAAAAGCTTAAGCAGGATGCGGAAAACTTCTTGGGTGAAGAAGTTACTCAAGCAGTGATCACCGTACCTGCATATTTTACAGATGCTCAAAGACAAGCCACTAAAGATGCAGGCACAATTGCAGGATTAGAAGTTCTGCGAATCATCAATGAACCAACAGCTGCGGCTTTAGCTTTCGGATTGGAAAAGCAAGACCAAGAGCAGCTAATTTTAGTATTCGACTTAGGAGGCGGTACTTTTGACGTATCGATCCTACAACTTGGGGATGGCGTTTTTGAAGTTAAGGCGACTTGTGGTAACAACCACTTAGGTGGAGACGACTTTGATAATGCGATCGTGCTTTGGCTGATGGAACGCTTTCAGCAAGACGAAAAAATCAATCTTTCCCAAGATAAGATGGCACTGCAACGCCTACGGGAAGCAGCAGAAAAGGCGAAAATTGAACTCTCCAGCATGGTTAATACCTCCATTAACCTGCCGTTTATCACATCTGATGAAACCGGCCCAAAGCATCTGGAAATGGAACTCAGTCGCTCTAAATTTGAAGAGCTTGCAGGACAATTAATTGAAGCGACCATCGAACCGATGATCCAAGCACTAAAAGATGCGGATCTCAAACCATCAGCCATAGATCGGATTATTTTAGTAGGTGGTTCTACCCGAATTCCCGCAGTCCAAAACGCGCTGATTAAGTTTTTCAATGGCAAAGCTCCCGATCGCTCTATCAACCCTGACGAAGCGGTAGCATTGGGAGCAGCTATCCAAGCAGGGGTGTTGGGTGGCGAAGTCGATAATCTCTTACTTTTGGATGTCACCCCCCTGTCTCTGGGAATTGAAACCTTGGGTGAAGTATTCACCAAAATTATCGAACGCAACACCACAATTCCTACTAGTAAGTCACAAATTTTTTCCACAGCAGTTGATGGGCAAACCTCGGTAGAAATTCACATTCTCCAAGGTGAACGGGCAATGTCACGGGATAACAAGAGTCTTGGCAAGTTTCTGCTAGCAGGAATTCCCCCATCGCCCCGTGGTGTGCCGCAAATTGAAGTATCTTTTGAAATTGATGTCAACGGCATCCTGAAGGTTTCTGCCCAAGACAAAGGCACAGGTAGAGAACAGAGTATCAGGATTACCAATACAGGTGGTTTGAGTACTAACGAAGTCGAACGGATGCGCCAAGAGGCCGAACTGTTTTCTGAAGAAGATAGAAGACGTAAAGAACTGGTTGAACTCAAAAACCAAGCAGATAATCTGTTGTTCAGTTACGAATCTACCATCAAGGATAATAGCAACTTTATCGGCGATCAGATGAAAACCTTGGCCAGTGAAAAAGTTTCACAACTCCAAGCTGCAATGATTGACTCCAGCATCTCCACCGTGGAATTTAAGCAGCGCTTAGACGACTTCCAACAAACACTGTTTGCAATTGGTGCTGATGTCTATAACCGAGCTAACAGCCAAGCAGATGAGATTGAGGAGGCTTCAGCTAGTCTCTTTACCCCAGAAGTAGACTCACCAATGAACGGTACACTAATCCCACAATTCAACTTTGATTTTGACGAAGAAAGTACCGCACAAGTTGATTATGAGGCGATAGATTAAGGATTGGGGAATGGGGAGCAGGGGGACAAGGGGACAAGAGGTGAGAATTGGGGACAAGTCTTTCCCCTTGTCCCCAATTCTCCTTGTCCCCAAGTCCTCTTCCAAATTCCCAATTCCCAATATCCTAAAGTTGCAGATTTTTATTAAGACATTTTAATATATCTAATATTGATTGTAGATTTAGCGAAGTTTCACAAGACCCCTGGGGTTTGCTAGATTGTAGAGGCAAATTACTGCTAGGCAGTATGCCGATTAAAATACACTTTCATTGCATAAGGGTGGTTTTCCACACCGAATGGTGCGGCTAGCACCTCTGGTTAATGGGCGGGGTTTTCCTCTCCTACGTAGCACAATTGTAAAAGAGACAACCGACTCGGCAGTGATGAAGTCTGAGCAGAGGCTTTCCCTGATCATAACTTCTATAGCTTTTGTCGTCTCCCACGAGGAAAGCACCTGTTGCTCAAGATTTGTCGGTGATTTTTGTAAAAGGTAAAGGTTAAAATCAGTTATTAACAAAAATTAATTTTACCTTCTGCCTAACCTCCGGCAAATCGCCCTTTAAAGGATAGTGTGTTGCTCTTACATATTCTGTAAAGCAAAATGCCTTACCGTAAAGTAGCAAGTGACCGTGAGTGACGTTCTGCTGACTTCTGCTTTCTTCCTTCTAACTTTTACCTTTGCTATATGGCCCGCGACTATTATGAAATCCTGGGTGTCTCTCGTGACACCGACAAAGAAGAACTCAAGCAAGCTTATCGCCGTTTAGCCCGGAAGTATCACCCAGATGTGAACAAAGAGCCGGGGGCGGAGGATCGCTTTAAAGAAATTAACCGCGCTTATGAAGTACTCTCGGAACCAGAAACCCGCGCTCGTTACGATCGCTTTGGGCCAGAGGGTGTGTCAGGTGCTGGCGCTGGCTTCCAAGATGTCGGCGATATGGGTGGTTTTGCCGATATTTTTGAAAGCATTTTTAGTGGCTTTGCTGGCGGTATGGGTAGTCCCACGCAACAAAGACGGCGCAGTGGGCCTGCGAGGGGCGATGATCTGCGGCTAGACCTGAAGTTAGACTTTCGGGAAGCGGTATTTGGTGGCGAAAAAGAAATTCGTATTTCACATTTAGAAAATTGTGAAGTCTGTAGCGGTTCTGGTGCTAAACCTGGAACCCGCCCCCGGACTTGTTCGACTTGTAGCGGATCTGGTCAAGTCCGCCGTGTCACTAGAACACCCTTTGGCAGTTTCACCCAAGTCTCGACTTGTCCCACCTGTAATGGGACAGGGATGGTAATCGAAGACAAGTGTGATGCCTGTGATGGGAAGGGCGCAAATCAAGTCACCAAGAAACTCAAAATTACCATTCCAGCTGGGGTGGATAATGGTACTCGCTTGCGGATTTCTAGTGAAGGAGATGCCGGTCAACGTGGTGGTCCTCCTGGGGATTTGTACGTTTACTTGTTCGTAAATGAGGACGAAGAATTCCAACGGGATGGGATTAATATTCTTTCGGAAATCAAAGTTAGCTACCTACAAGCGATTTTAGGTTGTCGGTTAGAGGTAGACACGGTAGATGGCCCTGTAGAACTGATTATTCCAGCTGGAACTCAGCCAAATACGGTAATGAAGTTAGAAAATCGCGGCGTACCTCGCTTGGGTAATCCTGTCAGTCGTGGGGATCACATGCTGAACGTATTAATTGATATTCCCAACAAAGTAACCCCAGAGGAGAGGGAACTTTTGGAGAAGCTGGCTAAAATTAAGGGAGATCGTACTGGTGAAGGCGGTCTAGGAGGATTTTTGGGAAATTTATTTAAGTAATGATGCCCTCTTCTCTGTTAACTCCCGATGCTCAACTTGATTTACGTGGCACCCCTTGCCCAATTAATTTTGTCCGGACAAAACTGCGTCTGGAAAAAATGCCATTGGGAGGTTTGCTAGAAGTCTGGCTAGACCCAGGTGAGCCGATTGAGCAGGTTCCCGATAGCCTGACAATGGCAGGTTATGTGGTGGAACAAATTACAGACTGTACTAATTATTTTTCTCTGTTAGTGCGTCGTCCAGTTGCTGGCCAATGACAGGGGAAAATTTTGCTGAAACTGGACAGTTATTGGGTACGGTGCTTGCTGTACAGGCTAATTTTTACCGAGTACAGCTGGATCAAGAGCAGGGGGAGATGAGGGAGATGGGGGATCAAGATTCTCATCTTCCTTATCCCCCTCTCCTCCTCTGTACTCGCCGAACACGGCTGAAAAAAATCGGACAACAGGTGATGGTAGGCGATCGCGTTGTGGTTGAAGAGCCAGATTGGGCTGGAGGACGGGGAGCGATCGCTGATGTCTTACCCCGTCACAGCGAATTAGATCGTCCAGCGATCGCCAATGTCAACCAAATTTTATTGGTATTTGCCGTTGCCGATCCACCTTTGGAACCTTATCAACTGAGTCGGTTTCTAATTAAGGCTGAGTCTACTGGCTTGGATGTGCTTTTATGTTTGAATAAAAGTGATTTAATTTCAGAGCCAGAACAGCAAAAAGTTAGCGATCGCCTGCTCGGTTGGGGCTATCAACCAATATTTATTAGTGTCAAAGATGGTATAAATACTGACCAAGCAGGCAGATATTTAAGCAATAAAATTACCGTCATTGCTGGGCCTTCCGGCGTTGGTAAATCCAGCTTAATTAATACGTTAATTGACTCGGCAAAGTTGCGCGTAGGAGAAGTTTCTGGCAAACTAGCTCGTGGTCGTCATACCACTCGTCATATAGAATTATTTGAGTTGCCTAGCGGTGGTTTGCTTGCAGACACTCCCGGCTTTAATCAGCCGGATATGGATTGTGTACCAGAAGAATTAATCCATTATTTCCCAGAAGCAAGAAAGCGGTTAGCAGTTGCTAGCTGTCGGTTTAGTGATTGTCTGCATCGAGACGAGCCTGAGTGTGTGGTGCGGGGAGACTGGGAACGATATGAACATTATTTAGAATTTTTGGATGCTGCGATCGCTCATCAAACTCAGCTGCACCAACAAGCCGATCCTGAATCCACCATGAAGTTAAAAAGCAAAGGCAAAGGGCAGAGTCAATACGAACCCAAGCTAGAAAGTAAAAAATATCGCCGAATTTCCCGCAAGACTCAGTTACAGGACTTGCAGGAATTATATCGCGATGAAGAATAAGGAGTGCGATGTCTACGACGGGATGTGCCTAGCCTACGCACTTCTATATAAAGGAAGACTTTACTTTGTCGGCTTTTTGGGCGATCGGTGCAACACTCATCTGGCTGTAAGTCTTGATCCAATATGTAATTGTTTGGGTTTCTGGGTTGCAGGAATCACAAGTTTGCGAGTTTAAAGGCTGACTGGCAAACTTTGGGTTAGCACTTACCCGCAGTATCCCTCTTTTGTCACTTTCCGGGAGGGCGATTGCCAGAAGCCTCATGAGGCAATCAATACAACCTATCCTATTAGAAAAAAATGGGTCTTGTATTTGTGATTAGAAAATAATCGTGCGTAGGCGTAGCCCGTCGTAGACATCGCCTGCTATGCAAAAGCTCTAGAATTCAGCAATAGCAAATATATAAAAATTATTATTGCAAGATTATCTCATCAGATTTGGATTTATTATTTGCGATCGCGTAGCGTAAAGCCTTCTCTTCTCCTTCTCCTGTCGGAGACGCTGCGCGAACAGAGACGCTGACGTATAGCTTGCTTCCACGAAGTGGTAGGAGAGGCTTGTCTACGATACTTTTAAGCACTATTACTTATTGACAAATTGTTCATGATTCTAACCTGTCACTGATGCTCTTGAAGTAAACTCTCCTAGGAGGAGACACCAAAGGCGATCGGTAAGAACTGCCTCTGTTGTTGAACCTGAGTAAATATTTTCAGTACAGGCTTATACAATAAGCAAATAGGCAGGTTTTACAACTAGTTAACAACAACACGCAGTGAGTGCATAACGGCATAACATTGTTGTGTACGTACACACACTATCTTTAACTCAATTGAAAACTATTCTTACGATCCCCATAAAGTCTTAAAATATTGTTAATTTCAGCCAAACCTCTCGACCTTCAACTTACAAGTATCACCCCAAAATCACTATGTCTATCGGCTACGTCGCGCTTGTACTCCACGCACATCTGCCCTTCGTTCGTCACCCGGAAAGTGACTACGTGCTGGAGGAAGAATGGCTCTATGAAGCCATCACAGAAACCTACATTCCATTATTGAAAGTATTTGAAGGCTTAAAGCGAGACGGTATCGACTTTAAAATCACGATGAGCATGACACCTCCTCTCGTGTCAATGCTCCGCGATCCTCTGCTTCAAGAACGTTATGAAGCACACTTAGCCCAACTAGAAGAACTTATAGCACTAGAAGCAGAACATAATGTCAACAACGGGCATCTTCGTTATTTAGCCGAACATTATGCTACTGAGTTTAGCGAAGCGCGTCAGCTATGGGAACGCTACGACGGTGACTTGGTGACAGCTTTTAAGAAGTTCCAAGACAGTAACAACCTGGAAATCATCACTTGTGGCGCTACTCACGGCTATTTGCCGTTGATGAAAATGTATCCAGAGGCGGTGTGGGCGCAAATCCAGGTAGCCTGCGAGCATTACGAGCAAAACTTTGGACAAGCACCCAGAGGAATTTGGTTGCCGGAATGTGCCTACTATGAAGGTTTAGACCGGATGCTAGCCGATGCTGGGTTACGCTACTTCCTCACAGATGGGCATGGCATCCTTTACGCCCGTCCCCGTCCGCGCTTTGGGACTTATGCCCCAATTTATACAGAAACTGGTGTTGCTGTCTTTGGTCGAGATCATGAATCCTCGCAACAGGTATGGTCTTCTGAAGTGGGCTATCCTGGGGCGGCGGAATATCGAGAATTTTACAAAGATTTGGGCTGGGAAGCAGAATATGAGTACATCAAGCCCTACATTATGCCCAATGGCCAACGGAAAAATACGGGCATTAAGTATCACAAAATTACAGGGCGTGGCTTAGGGCTATCAGATAAGGCACTCTACGATCCTTATTGGGCTAAAGAAAAGGCAGCAGAACATGCTGATAATTTTATGTATAACCGAGAGCGGCAAACTGAGCATCTCTATGGTATAATGCAACGCCCGCCAATTATCGTTTCGCCTTATGACGCAGAGTTATTTGGACATTGGTGGTATGAAGGCCCCTGGTTCATCGATTACCTATTCCGCAAGTCGTGGTATGACCAAAAAACATATCAAATGACCCATTTAGCAGACTATTTGCGAGATCAGCCAACGCAGCAAGTCTGTCGTCCTTCACAGTCGAGTTGGGGTTTCAAGGGTTTCCACGAATATTGGTTGAACGAAACAAATGCGTGGATTTATCCACATTTGCACAAAGCTGCTGAAAGGATGATTGAAATCTCGCACCTGGAACCAGAGGATGAATTGCAGTGGAAAGCGCTTAACCAAGCGGCGCGGGAACTGCTATTAGCACAATCTTCTGACTGGGCATTTATTATGCGGACGGGAACAATGGTACCCTATGCAATTAGACGGACGCGATCGCACCTGATGCGCTTCAATAAGCTTTATGAAGATGTGAAAGTTGGCAAAGTTGACAGTGGTTGGTTGGAAAAAGTCGAGTTAATGGATAATATCTTCCCCGAAATCAACTATCGCGTCTACCGTCCGCTATAGTCTCACAAAAAATAATCAACAGCAGTAGG contains:
- a CDS encoding glycoside hydrolase family 57 protein, producing MSIGYVALVLHAHLPFVRHPESDYVLEEEWLYEAITETYIPLLKVFEGLKRDGIDFKITMSMTPPLVSMLRDPLLQERYEAHLAQLEELIALEAEHNVNNGHLRYLAEHYATEFSEARQLWERYDGDLVTAFKKFQDSNNLEIITCGATHGYLPLMKMYPEAVWAQIQVACEHYEQNFGQAPRGIWLPECAYYEGLDRMLADAGLRYFLTDGHGILYARPRPRFGTYAPIYTETGVAVFGRDHESSQQVWSSEVGYPGAAEYREFYKDLGWEAEYEYIKPYIMPNGQRKNTGIKYHKITGRGLGLSDKALYDPYWAKEKAAEHADNFMYNRERQTEHLYGIMQRPPIIVSPYDAELFGHWWYEGPWFIDYLFRKSWYDQKTYQMTHLADYLRDQPTQQVCRPSQSSWGFKGFHEYWLNETNAWIYPHLHKAAERMIEISHLEPEDELQWKALNQAARELLLAQSSDWAFIMRTGTMVPYAIRRTRSHLMRFNKLYEDVKVGKVDSGWLEKVELMDNIFPEINYRVYRPL
- the dnaK gene encoding molecular chaperone DnaK encodes the protein MGKVIGIDLGTTNSCVAVLEGGQPLVISNSEGGRTTPSIVGFGKSGDRLVGQLAKRQAVTNAENTIYSIKRFIGRRWEETDIERERVPYNCVKGRDDTVDVQIRSKNYTPQELSAMILQKLKQDAENFLGEEVTQAVITVPAYFTDAQRQATKDAGTIAGLEVLRIINEPTAAALAFGLEKQDQEQLILVFDLGGGTFDVSILQLGDGVFEVKATCGNNHLGGDDFDNAIVLWLMERFQQDEKINLSQDKMALQRLREAAEKAKIELSSMVNTSINLPFITSDETGPKHLEMELSRSKFEELAGQLIEATIEPMIQALKDADLKPSAIDRIILVGGSTRIPAVQNALIKFFNGKAPDRSINPDEAVALGAAIQAGVLGGEVDNLLLLDVTPLSLGIETLGEVFTKIIERNTTIPTSKSQIFSTAVDGQTSVEIHILQGERAMSRDNKSLGKFLLAGIPPSPRGVPQIEVSFEIDVNGILKVSAQDKGTGREQSIRITNTGGLSTNEVERMRQEAELFSEEDRRRKELVELKNQADNLLFSYESTIKDNSNFIGDQMKTLASEKVSQLQAAMIDSSISTVEFKQRLDDFQQTLFAIGADVYNRANSQADEIEEASASLFTPEVDSPMNGTLIPQFNFDFDEESTAQVDYEAID
- the grpE gene encoding nucleotide exchange factor GrpE; this translates as MMDENKQINNTSQQLGEPTEVKQAMKSDFPAQINFNESDSEVTEQVSAQTNVSGDAATFNPETGVAATENTGVETAALAELTQQIESLKTQLEERSTQYMRIAADFENYRKRTSKEKEELETQMKRNTILELLPVVDNFERARSHLKPQSDGEMTMHKSYQGVYKQLVDSLKRLGVSPMRPEGQEFDPNLHEAVMREPTDEHPEGTVLEELVRGYYLGERVLRHAMVKVAAPKEDTPSTEEDQSSPANS
- a CDS encoding sulfurtransferase TusA family protein; translated protein: MMPSSLLTPDAQLDLRGTPCPINFVRTKLRLEKMPLGGLLEVWLDPGEPIEQVPDSLTMAGYVVEQITDCTNYFSLLVRRPVAGQ
- the dnaJ gene encoding molecular chaperone DnaJ, whose protein sequence is MARDYYEILGVSRDTDKEELKQAYRRLARKYHPDVNKEPGAEDRFKEINRAYEVLSEPETRARYDRFGPEGVSGAGAGFQDVGDMGGFADIFESIFSGFAGGMGSPTQQRRRSGPARGDDLRLDLKLDFREAVFGGEKEIRISHLENCEVCSGSGAKPGTRPRTCSTCSGSGQVRRVTRTPFGSFTQVSTCPTCNGTGMVIEDKCDACDGKGANQVTKKLKITIPAGVDNGTRLRISSEGDAGQRGGPPGDLYVYLFVNEDEEFQRDGINILSEIKVSYLQAILGCRLEVDTVDGPVELIIPAGTQPNTVMKLENRGVPRLGNPVSRGDHMLNVLIDIPNKVTPEERELLEKLAKIKGDRTGEGGLGGFLGNLFK
- the rsgA gene encoding small ribosomal subunit biogenesis GTPase RsgA, producing the protein MTGENFAETGQLLGTVLAVQANFYRVQLDQEQGEMREMGDQDSHLPYPPLLLCTRRTRLKKIGQQVMVGDRVVVEEPDWAGGRGAIADVLPRHSELDRPAIANVNQILLVFAVADPPLEPYQLSRFLIKAESTGLDVLLCLNKSDLISEPEQQKVSDRLLGWGYQPIFISVKDGINTDQAGRYLSNKITVIAGPSGVGKSSLINTLIDSAKLRVGEVSGKLARGRHTTRHIELFELPSGGLLADTPGFNQPDMDCVPEELIHYFPEARKRLAVASCRFSDCLHRDEPECVVRGDWERYEHYLEFLDAAIAHQTQLHQQADPESTMKLKSKGKGQSQYEPKLESKKYRRISRKTQLQDLQELYRDEE
- a CDS encoding GspE/PulE family protein — encoded protein: MTYSSPQRRSTALTTRTEFSPFGNKLVQSGYVNTEQMRQALIESRKSGRPLTEVLESITGQQLSPELLRQYKKQQLFELKILYGVEFLDPEVNSIGNTMMGNLIETLIPVDICRRHRLVPLSKHEDQTPPSVLVAMVAPDNLEASDDLNRILRPQGLALQRMVITQEDYQQLINQYLDEMAVRQKHLEQEKFTDINQDLENLGNLDLADAPEEMEADLGAAMKGAEDAPVINLVNRILAKALHEGVSDIHIEPQEENLRIRFRKDGVLKEAFDPLPKKIIPAVTARFKIIANLDIAERRLPQDGRIRRMFEGRKVDFRVNTLPSRYGEKVVLRILDNSSTQLGLDKLITDPETLHIVQDMVSRPFGLILVTGPTGSGKTTSLYSALSEKNDPGINISTVEDPIEYSLPGITQVQVIREKGLDFATALRAFLRQDPDVLLVGETRDKETAKTAIEAALTGHLVLTTLHTNDAPGAIARLGEMGIEPFMVSSSLIGVLAQRLVRRVCSECRIPYTPTTEELARYGLSASSDVAITFYKANSLTLDAIAEAKGKNQLCSKCNGVGYKGRCGVYEVMRVTETLQTLINEDAPTERIKEVAIEEGMKTLLAYSLDLVREGSTTLEEVERVTFTDTGLEAELKAKRKTGLTCRSCDATLKQEWLDCPYCMTSRF